In Providencia alcalifaciens, the sequence GATAACCTCGGTGGCATTTTAGCCACCGCCGATTGGCTTTCTCGTGAAAATCTCGCTAAGGGTAAAAAGCCGTTAGTGATCCGAGATGTCCTCACCGCCATGATCAAAGCTCATGAAATTCAAGGCTGTATCGCTCTTGAAAACGCGTTTAATAAAGTCGGTCTTGACCATGTCATTCTAGTCAAAGTGGCCTCAGCTGCCGTCGTTGCTCAAATGCTAGGACTTTCCCGTGAGCAAATTCTCAATGCAGTTTCCCTTGCATGGGTTGATGGCCATAGCTTGCGTACCTATCGACACACTCCAAACACAGGCTCCCGCAAGTCATGGGCGGCAGGTGATGCCACCTCTCGCGCAGTTCGCTTGGCGCTTATGGCGCAAAAAGGCGAAATGGGTTATCCAACCGCATTAACCGCAAAAACATGGGGCTTTTACGACTCACTGTTCCGTGGTCAGCCGTTTAAATTCCAGCGACCTTATGGCTCTTATGTGATGGAAAATGTGTTGTTCAAAATTTCTTTCCCAGCAGAGTTTCACGCTCAAACCGCGGTTGAAGCCGCTTTACAACTGTATGAACAACTTAGTTCAATGGGAAAAACTGCTGACGATATCCAGTCTATCTCAATTCGTACCCATGAAGCTTGCGTGCGTATTATTGATAAACAGGGCCCATTACAGAACCCGGCAGACCGAGATCATTGCATTCAATATATGGTAGCAGTGCCGCTTATTTTTGGTCGCCTCACCGCATCTGACTATGAGGATAGTATCGCTCAAGATAGCCGAATTGATACGCTGCGTGCCAAAATGCATTGTCATGAAGACCCTGAGTTTACGCAGGATTATCATGATCCGGAAAAACGCGCTATCACCAATGGTCTGACTATCACATTAAAAGATGGGCAAACCTTGAATGAAGTCGTGATTGAATACCCTGTTGGCCACAAACGCCGCCGCCCTGAAGGCATGCCACTATTACTTAAAAAGTTCAGAACCAACTTAGCGCGCCAATTCCCAGAGGCCCAACAACTGCGGATTTTAGCAGCTTCACTGGATAAGCCATTGTTTGAGAATATGCCTGTTAATGAATTTCTCGATTTATGGGTGATTTAGTTTTGTGATTTTTTTAATTTACAGACAGCCAAAGGCTCCGATCCATTGAAGACCGTTGACTGTCTGCTCATCACAAATACCACGGTTTATGGAATGGAATGCGCTTCGCAGAAATCGTGGCAAGAATAAAACAGACAAGATAATATCAAAGTAAATTATTAAGTTTTATTTGTTTATTTTGATTGTGATAAAAACAAAAAAAGCCCCAGTTTACTCAACTAGGGCTTCAAATATGTCAGCCTAGGAATTTACTTTAGCAATCTCGCTCTCACTGATTTGCCTTTGATTTTACCTTGCTGTAATTGCTTCCACGCTTTGTTCGCCACTGATTTTTTAATCGCAACGTAGGCATGAATTGGGTGAATCGCGATTTTACCAATATCATCCCCTTCTAGACCAACGTCTCCGGTCAATGCGCCTAAAATATCTCCAGGGCGTATTTTCGCTTTTTTACCGCCATCTAGGCATAAGGTCGCCCATTGGGCTTCTAATGGCGTAATGCGTAACCCTGTCGGCTCTGGCAGCCAGTTCAGCTTCATGTTGAGCATCTCTTCGAGCACGTTTGCGCGTTGGGCTTCTTCTGGTGAACATAGGCTTATTGCTAAGCCGCTTTGTCCTGCACGAGCTGTACGGCCAATGCGGTGAACATGCACTTCAGGATCCCAAGACAGCTCAAAGTTAATCACCATTTCCAGTGCTTTAATGTCTAAACCTCGAGATGCTACATCCGTCGCAACCAAGACTCGACTGCTACCATTTGCAAATTGAACTAAGGTTTGGTCGCGATCGCGCTGTTCCATATCACCATGCAAGACTAGGACACTTTGACGGCTATCCATTAAAGCATCATAGACAGCCTGACAATCCTTTTTCGTGTTACAGAACACGACACAAGAAGCTGGTTGTTCACGGCTTAGCAGCTTTTGCAGTAAGTCAATTTTGTCATGTCGAGATACTTCATAAAACTGCTGTTCCACATCAGGTAATTCGTTAACCGAATTAATTTCAATGGTTTGTGGATTATTTTGGATGCGTCGGCTAATTGCTGCAATGCTATCCGGCCATGTTGCTGAGAATAAAAGTGTTTGTCTATCTTCTGGCGCGAAAGAGATCACCGCGTCAATATCATCCGCAAACCCCATATCTAACATGCGGTCAGCTTCATCAAGTACCAGTGTCTGTAAATGATCTAATCGCACCGTTTCTTTATGTAAGTGGTCAAGCAAACGTCCCGGTGTTGCCACTAAAATATGTGCAGCATGTACTAAAGAATCACGCTGAACACTAAAAGGTACACCGCCACATAAGGTTAAAATTTTAAGATTAGGAATATAACGCGCTAAACGGCGTAATTCATTCGCGACTTGATCCGCCAACTCTCTTGTTGGGCATAAAACGAGGGATTGTGTATTAAAGTTTTTAGCATCAATATGTTGTAATAACCCTAGGCCAAAAGCAGCCGTTTTTCCACTCCCCGTCTTAGCTTGGGCTCGCACATCTTTGCCAGCAAGGATAGCGGGTAATGCCGCTTCTTGAATTGGAGTCATGGTTAAAAAGCCCAATTCATTGAGATTGGAGAGTTGCTCCGCAGGAAGCGCATTTAGTTCAGCAAATGAAGTCACAGTTAACATTCCGAATAAAATAAAAGAGATCATCACAAGGGATCATAGCCCCTCGCACATGATACTAAAAAATAAATTGATAGCGAGTTTGGCTGGTATAAATCTGATCAGTTTTAGCAATAATAGGATTTGCGCTATCTGATTCGGCATGCCCAAAGCCATCAAATGGGTATTGCGGAGCCAACACTATCCCAGAGAATGGCGTATAGGTTTTACTTTTGCCTAATACGGAAACTAAATGGTTCCCCGTATAAAGATGAATAGCAGGTGACGTACTCACCATATTCATTTGCACATCACCATTGGGAGAGCTCAAAGTCCCCACAATTTGCCGTCCATCAACGACTGACTCATCAAACACAAAAGTATGGTCGTATCCGCCTACCGCTTGTTGCTCTTCATCTTGTAAAAAATCATAACCAATGCGTTTCTTTTGCCTAAAGTCAAAATAAGTACCAGTGACTTCACGCCATTCCCCTGTTGGGAGTCCTTCACTATCCTGCGGTAAGAAATACGTAGTCTGCATTTGGAGGTCATGCTCAAATGCAGTGCGATCAGACTGTTCACCCGCAAGATTAAAATAGGTGTAATTAGTCAGATTAACAGGGCAATCTTGGTTACATTGATATCGGTAGTTAATGACCACTTGATTATCGTCAGTGAGTGTATAATGCACTTCAACTTTTAACTCACCCGGAAAACCTTGGTCACCATCAGAAGAGACAAGAGTAAAAATCGCTTGCTGTTGGTCAGGCTGAGCGATTGACCATACTCGATAACTGAAGTTATCACCCCCACCATGCAAACAATGCACACCTTGATTATGTGCAAGTTGATACTTACGTCCTTCGAGGTCGAAAGTGGCATTTGCAATACGATTTGCGACTCGCCCTACTGTTGCGCCAAAATAGACTCGCTGCTCCATTTGAGCGGCCATATTAGGTGAACCTAAAATGACATCGCGTTTACCACTCGCCAACGGCAATATACAGCTCACCCAGCTGGCACCTAAACTACTCAAAATAATTTTCATTCCCTGTTTATTTGTGAGTGCAACGACCTTCGGTGTGCGTAGAGTGTGGCGTTGTTGCTTGGTAAACTGCATTTTTCCCCAATATTCCTTATATTTTCACTTATCGTGTAACCAACATAATTTAACAATAATAAAACGAATTCTCGATAACGTAAAAAGAAAAAAGCTGAGCGCATAATACGTCAGCTTTTTCAAAAATGCTTAGTACTTAAATAGGAATCAATGCAAACAATCTTTATCGTAAGGGTCTAAGTGGGTCATAACATCCAGTATTTGTGGATTTTTCATTAACTGTTTACGCACATTTACTGCAATATCATGCCCTTCCAAGATTGTCATTTGGCCATCTAACTCTAAGTGAACATCCACAAGGAAAAAGTCGCCAGATTTACGTGTTTTTAAATCATGGAATCCTTTAACTCCCGGAATACCTCGAAGAACATCGTTCATTTGTTCGAGCGTTTCTTCATCAGCCCCTTTATCCATTAAATCTTGCATAGATTGATAAGTGAATTTAAACCCCATTCGGAAAACAAATGTCCCCACAATTAAGGCGGCAATAGGGTCAAGAATGCGGATACCGCATAAACTACCAATAATCCCGATAGCGACGACTAATGAGGAGGCTGCATCAGAACGCGCATGCCAAGCATTCGCCACTAACATGCTTGAATTAACTTTATTGGCGACATGCAGCATGTAGCGGAATAAGCCTTCCTTCGCAACCAGAGCCGTTAATGCAGCGACTAATGCAATCGTATGAACTTCTGGGATTAACTCTGGGTTAATCATTTTTTCGACCGCAGACCACCCCATTCCCACACCCACGATCAACAAGATAATCCCTAAAATAAGGGACGCTCCATTTTCATATCGAAAATGGCCATATGGGTGGTCAGCATCTGGTTTTTTATGACTTTTTTTATTCGCAATAAGGACAACAAAGTCTGCAATTAAATCCGAAAGTGTATGAATACCATCAGCAATTAAGCCGGATGAATGGGAAAATATACCGACAATGATTTGCCAAATGGACAACAGCGCATTCACAGCCACACTGATCAATGTGCTTTTTTTTGCGGCTTTAAATTTCTCTTGTTGTAATTCGAATTCATTTTCCCCAGAAGTTGGGATTTCATGTTTATGCATAGTTTATTTTCTTAATGAAAAACAAAACAATTATCATTTAAATATGGTTTATTTTCAATGACTTAATTAATTTTAATAATACTCTCACATTATTTGTTAAATGTCTCATAATAAATTGTAAATAATTGATTACATTGATTGAGAATGGTTATTCTTTATTTTTCTATCTCTGATAAGGTAAAAACCATAATCAGATAAAAGCCATAAATAGATGATATTCATGACTAGCCTATCCTCTATTATAGATAAGAGTGTAGATTTATCTTTATTAGATAGCCATGCTTCTGTGAATCCAATATCACAAAATCATAAGTGTCATATGACTTATAAAATGATAGGTATATAATCAAATTAAAATAACAAATGAAGAGGTAGCTATGTATAAGAAGATATTGGTTCCTATTGATCTGTTAGAAGATGATTTAAATTCAAACATCATCAAACACGTGGAAGATTTGGCAACATTGGGTAAGCCTGAGATTCACTTTTTCTCGGTGATCCCGAGTGTTGAACTATTTTTTGGTATTGAAGTTGCTATTTTACCTGAAAGCCATAAAAATTCGGCTGAGCGTGCAACACTCGCAATGCGGGCATTAGAAGAAGTGATCAAAAAGGCTAAAATTCCAGGCTCTCAAATTACATGTCAAGTCAGCATTGGTTCAGCAAAAGACGAAATTTTAGATTACGCAAAAACCATTAATGCCGACCTGATTGTCGTCGGTTCTCATCATCCAAGTACATCCACTTATTTATTAGGTTCGACTGCATCCGCCATTGTACGTCATGCGCAAACATCAGTGTTTGTCGTTCGTTAATCTAAAGCTTATAAAATAAAAAATGCCGCATCATAGAAAACTGAGGCGGCATTTTAATGCATTATTTCTTAGCCGAGTTCATTAATTTATCGTCTGTCGACCAAATGCGGTACTTCACTTCCATATCTTTTGGTGCATAAACAACTATTGGTAATTTACTGTTGTAACGTACAAAAGCATCATCCCCTAGTTGGGTGGTGATAAAACGATTTTTCGCAGATTCGCTACATGCCATCATTGTTGAGGCTGGTCCTTTAACTTCATCTAATTTGTAGTAGCTATATCCCCATCCATCTAAGGTTTTTTCTTCTAAATCCCCTGAGAACCATTGACGGTTACAATCCGCTTTGATGGTTTTACCGATAACCAGCTCAACCATATAGTCATATTCATTTTGTTGAGTCTCAAGCTGGATCACATGACGAGTCATCCCGGATTCTGCTTTCGGATAGGGTGCGATCTTTCCTAAATCTTCAGTCGCCATTGCACAAGAAGACACTGCCACCGCAGCCATTACAGATAAAATCGCTTTTTTCATCATAAAATTCCTATTGGTAAAAAAATAACAACATTAAAAACTAGAGCTTGATACATAGTAGGTCAATTCAGTTATTTTAATCACTATAGATGATTCTTAATTACAAAAATATAGATAACTCATTAATCCTTTAGTGATAATACTTAATATTAGTATAAGGATCATAAAATTAATAAAAATTATGTAAATCCACCCCATTGATATGTACATAAAACAATCAATGGTTATACTGAAAGTGAGGCTTAATTCATTCTGAGGAGGTAGTATGTTATCTGCTGATCAAGATTTAGTTTCACAATTAATCTCCACACATCCCCGCTTTCAATCTCTCTATGAGAAGCATCACCAGTTAGATAAAGAAATTAGTAAGCTTGAAGGACCTTCAGGTGCCGGCTATAACGATCAGGTCGCCAAACTTAAAAAAGAAAAACTGCATCTAAAAGATGAAATGCAGAGAATCATGCAAACCAGCCGATAAGGTGCCTTTAGCTAATCTCGCTTTATCAAGTACATTGGAGTCTTAGCTTCAGTGCATTTTACTCCAATAAAGCTAGCTACAACACAATTGGCAACAATCCAGTGTTAATGGCATAAGAAATTTCTCTTATGCCATTTTTGTTATTAATTGGGGTAAAAAATGCTTTTATATTGATTTAATCGCCTATGAATAGTTACCTTAAAGATATATATTAAATATATCTTTATTGAAGGGGAAGTGATGATGGTGGATAAAAGAATATCTCGGGAAATCGTAACTATAGAGAAAATGATAAAAATCTATGAAAAAGCCCATCCAGCACCACATGACGAGCCAGAGTATTACCAAACTCTTTTTTCTTATGCAATTAATCGCTTAGAAAAATGTCGTTATGGTAAAGAAAAACCAGCTTGCAAACAATGCCCTATACATTGCTATCAGCCAAAGCAACGCGAACAAATGAAAATTATTATGCGCTGGGCTGGACCAAAGATGCTTTATTGTCACCCGATCTTAGCAATCCGCCATCTTATTGATGATAAAAAGCCAGTGCCCGAATTACCACCAAGGCAACGCACAACATCTAATAGGGATAAATAACTCTGAGTGCAAAATATTTCACTAAGCCGATGGAAGAGAATACTCCCGCAGAAACTAAATATTTCCATGTAAATGTTAAATATATTTAACCACTACTTATTTATCTAAATCTTCGGTTTATTTTTACTATCCTATTGGTTTTTTGTCACTTTTTATAACATCACTCATCCGACATTCAATTTCTGACAAACAAAGTCTATTGACTTAAACACATCATAAATACCCCCCTCTCAAAAAATGACGTTCTTATAAAAATTAGTAACCAATAAAAATTAATAATCAAAAACCATGTTTATAATAAAGCTAAAATCTATAGCCCTAACATATACATGTTAGGAATGAGATTAAAATCTCAATATTTAGCTTAAATCAAGCATTTTAATAAAAAAACAAAATCAATATGATTAAAAATATTAATTGATAATAAGACTAACCATAAAAATCATTAGATAAATTTATTATTGATACTTTTAACGAATGTATCCCAAATAATTTACATCGCTATTATTTATGATAAAACACAAATAACGACTACTTACCTTTAAAAGATAAAAAAACAATGGAAAAGCGTAAAAAATCATAAAATATTAAAAACCACAAAATATAATAAAGTTAGAATTTAAAACCATAGTTACCGGTAACTTGCAGGATAAATGAATAGAACACCAAATGAGTCACTCGGAATAATCGATGAATATTCATAAAAACATCGTAAAAACCATATTTCGAAACATTTATTAATACTTTAATTTACGATATGACATATAAAAAAACAGCTCATATAATTTTAATCATCAAAGTAATAGTGATTTTTTATATCAATAGAAGTTAAAAAATTGACATTTGATTTCGACTCTTACTTAAAGAGCTAATTTGAATAAAGGTGCTACCATGAACAGTAAATTAAGTCATCAGGTGATAAAAAAAGTACGCATAGATAAAAGTAACCCACATGCAATACTCGATTTAACCTCTAAGGGCCTTATCATCATAGAAAAAGGGTCAATATTACTGGAAACTCCAGCCGCAAATGAAAGCCTACATGAAGGTGATATTCTCTACCATAAGCAGGGGTCATATTCGTTTAAAACAGAGAATAATGAATTAGATGGTGAATTCTTATGGATCTCATTGGATGATAAGTTTTTACGTGAGTATTTGTCTCATTACGGATCTCAACTCAGTGAGATTGAGCGAACTGAAAATGTCGCTAATGACATCATCAAGTTTACAACAAACCCATTAATTAATGAGCTAAAAAATAGCTTAGAATCATTTATTCAAACTCAATATCCTGAAATGATCCTCAAATTAAGAATTAATGAGCTACTCTTGTTATTATCTTATAGTGAGCAAGGAGCAACCCTGTTGTCCCATTTACGACAACTCAGCAATCGCCAAGCTGAGCGTTTGCAGACCTTCATGGAGAATAATTATTTAAAAGAGTGGAAGTTAAATGAGTTTGCCAGAACGTTTGGCATGGGCTTAACAACATTCAAAGAGCTATTTCATACTGTTTATGCGACATCACCACGCTCTTGGATCAGTGAGAAGCGCATCATGTACGCACATCAATTATTGATAAATACGTCGATGAGCATTGTTGAAGTTTCTATGGAAGCCGGCTTTTCAAGTCAGTCTTACTTTACTCAAAGCTATCATAAGCGCTTTGGTTATACCCCCAGTAGGTCGCGTAAAGCCGCCTAGTATCTTCCTCACGTTATACGCCCTGTCAGTATAGGATTAATGTCTTAGCTACACTGGCAGAAAGGCAACCTCGCAATAAATCATATCGTTGGAAATAAAAAAAGAGCCTACTATTTAAGTAAGCCCCTCTTTCTATTTAGAACCTGATTAATCAGTTTGCTTGAATCACTTTCAAATCAATAATTGACATTGAATTTGGCGGTACTTCGCCTGGAATACCTTCTGGACCATAACCACCTTGAGGCTCAATATAAATTTTGACCATTCCGCCTACACCAACCTTTTCTACGAACGAGTTCATCGGTGGTGGAAGTTGGTCATAAGGTAACACCATTGGATTTTTTTCTGTATGCATAACGGTCACCTTACCATCGGTGAGTTGCTCACGCATAATCAATGTGATTTTCTTATCTTTCACATTTGCAATTGGCGTACCTTTTTGTAAAACCTTATAGTAAGTATAATTATCTAACTTACTGTATTTCTGCTGTTTTATTTCCTGCAGGATCTTCTGATTTCGCTTTTCATTCTCTTTGGCAATCGTGGTATTATCCGCAGATGGGATTTGGAGAATGGTCGGTGTCTTACCTGTAGGTGTTTTTTTGCTCGCTCTTAATACATCATTTTCTTCACGTAACTGAGTCACGCGCTGATTAAGATCCCTAATTTGCTCTTTCAATCCCTCATCTGTTGAAAATGCTTTCAAGGTTGCCAGCTCATCTTTTGCTTTATTTAAATTACCTTGAATACTAGCAAGCTCCAGCTTAGATTTATTATCTGACGCTGTTTTTTCATCAAGCAGTTTCTTAAGCTGAAGCAATTCCTGATCTTTTTTCGAGAGATTCTCTGCATTAAATTTTTCAGCATCTAACTTCAATGCATTCAGTTGTTTGTTGGCATCTAGCAGCTTTTGCTCGATTTCAACTTGCTGTTTGTTGCGATTGGCAATGTCACTTTCAAGCTTAGCAATCAATGCTTCTTTTTCTTTGGTTTGTGACATCAACTGAGTATTTTTAGACTCTAGCTGCTGTTTATCAGATAGTTGTGCTTTTAACGAATCTTGAATACCTTTATTTTCTACATCTAATTTGGTTAAAACTTCTTCTCGGCCTTTGAGTAAGCTAATTTGCTTATTCAATTCCGCCGTTAATTCTTTGATTTGTAGGTCAGTATCTTTACCTGCAATTTCAGTCTGTTTTTCTAATTCAGTACGCAGTTTTTGTACTTCAGTATTTGCTTGTGCTAACTGTTTTTTCGCATCCGCATAACTTTGCTCATTAGATGTTAGTTTTGCTTGTAGCTGTGTGTACTGATTCTGGCTATCCGCCAGTTGCTTCGCTATTTTTTCGTAAGCATTTTGCTGAATAGCCTGTTGTTTCTTCGCTTCTGCTAACTCAGCATCCAGCGCATTTTTTTGCACTAACTTAGCGGTTTGCTCAACTAATATTGCTGTGGTCTTATCGTTCTGCTGAGATTTTTCAGCGAGTTGAGTCAAGAGTTTCTGATTTTGCTCAGATAAATCTTTAACTTGTTTATCGCTAGCTTGAGCCATCAACGTTGCTTTCTTTTCCAGCTCTTGCTTCACGTTTTGCAAGTCTGTACTAGCCTTAACTAACTGCTGCTTAGATGTGGCTA encodes:
- a CDS encoding universal stress protein, translated to MYKKILVPIDLLEDDLNSNIIKHVEDLATLGKPEIHFFSVIPSVELFFGIEVAILPESHKNSAERATLAMRALEEVIKKAKIPGSQITCQVSIGSAKDEILDYAKTINADLIVVGSHHPSTSTYLLGSTASAIVRHAQTSVFVVR
- a CDS encoding nitrous oxide-stimulated promoter family protein; protein product: MVDKRISREIVTIEKMIKIYEKAHPAPHDEPEYYQTLFSYAINRLEKCRYGKEKPACKQCPIHCYQPKQREQMKIIMRWAGPKMLYCHPILAIRHLIDDKKPVPELPPRQRTTSNRDK
- a CDS encoding helix-turn-helix transcriptional regulator, which encodes MNSKLSHQVIKKVRIDKSNPHAILDLTSKGLIIIEKGSILLETPAANESLHEGDILYHKQGSYSFKTENNELDGEFLWISLDDKFLREYLSHYGSQLSEIERTENVANDIIKFTTNPLINELKNSLESFIQTQYPEMILKLRINELLLLLSYSEQGATLLSHLRQLSNRQAERLQTFMENNYLKEWKLNEFARTFGMGLTTFKELFHTVYATSPRSWISEKRIMYAHQLLINTSMSIVEVSMEAGFSSQSYFTQSYHKRFGYTPSRSRKAA
- the dbpA gene encoding ATP-dependent RNA helicase DbpA is translated as MTSFAELNALPAEQLSNLNELGFLTMTPIQEAALPAILAGKDVRAQAKTGSGKTAAFGLGLLQHIDAKNFNTQSLVLCPTRELADQVANELRRLARYIPNLKILTLCGGVPFSVQRDSLVHAAHILVATPGRLLDHLHKETVRLDHLQTLVLDEADRMLDMGFADDIDAVISFAPEDRQTLLFSATWPDSIAAISRRIQNNPQTIEINSVNELPDVEQQFYEVSRHDKIDLLQKLLSREQPASCVVFCNTKKDCQAVYDALMDSRQSVLVLHGDMEQRDRDQTLVQFANGSSRVLVATDVASRGLDIKALEMVINFELSWDPEVHVHRIGRTARAGQSGLAISLCSPEEAQRANVLEEMLNMKLNWLPEPTGLRITPLEAQWATLCLDGGKKAKIRPGDILGALTGDVGLEGDDIGKIAIHPIHAYVAIKKSVANKAWKQLQQGKIKGKSVRARLLK
- a CDS encoding galactose-1-epimerase, producing MQFTKQQRHTLRTPKVVALTNKQGMKIILSSLGASWVSCILPLASGKRDVILGSPNMAAQMEQRVYFGATVGRVANRIANATFDLEGRKYQLAHNQGVHCLHGGGDNFSYRVWSIAQPDQQQAIFTLVSSDGDQGFPGELKVEVHYTLTDDNQVVINYRYQCNQDCPVNLTNYTYFNLAGEQSDRTAFEHDLQMQTTYFLPQDSEGLPTGEWREVTGTYFDFRQKKRIGYDFLQDEEQQAVGGYDHTFVFDESVVDGRQIVGTLSSPNGDVQMNMVSTSPAIHLYTGNHLVSVLGKSKTYTPFSGIVLAPQYPFDGFGHAESDSANPIIAKTDQIYTSQTRYQFIF
- a CDS encoding DUF465 domain-containing protein — encoded protein: MLSADQDLVSQLISTHPRFQSLYEKHHQLDKEISKLEGPSGAGYNDQVAKLKKEKLHLKDEMQRIMQTSR
- a CDS encoding cation diffusion facilitator family transporter is translated as MHKHEIPTSGENEFELQQEKFKAAKKSTLISVAVNALLSIWQIIVGIFSHSSGLIADGIHTLSDLIADFVVLIANKKSHKKPDADHPYGHFRYENGASLILGIILLIVGVGMGWSAVEKMINPELIPEVHTIALVAALTALVAKEGLFRYMLHVANKVNSSMLVANAWHARSDAASSLVVAIGIIGSLCGIRILDPIAALIVGTFVFRMGFKFTYQSMQDLMDKGADEETLEQMNDVLRGIPGVKGFHDLKTRKSGDFFLVDVHLELDGQMTILEGHDIAVNVRKQLMKNPQILDVMTHLDPYDKDCLH
- the eco gene encoding serine protease inhibitor ecotin: MKKAILSVMAAVAVSSCAMATEDLGKIAPYPKAESGMTRHVIQLETQQNEYDYMVELVIGKTIKADCNRQWFSGDLEEKTLDGWGYSYYKLDEVKGPASTMMACSESAKNRFITTQLGDDAFVRYNSKLPIVVYAPKDMEVKYRIWSTDDKLMNSAKK
- a CDS encoding bifunctional 2-methylcitrate dehydratase/aconitate hydratase; translation: MTTQNQTAPHVQFDKVMTDIVDYVLDFPITSTLAYDTAYYCLLDTLGCGMESLEYPACKKLLGPIIPGTHVPNGTKVPGTQFQLDPVQGAFNIGTLCRWLDFNDTWLAAEWGHPSDNLGGILATADWLSRENLAKGKKPLVIRDVLTAMIKAHEIQGCIALENAFNKVGLDHVILVKVASAAVVAQMLGLSREQILNAVSLAWVDGHSLRTYRHTPNTGSRKSWAAGDATSRAVRLALMAQKGEMGYPTALTAKTWGFYDSLFRGQPFKFQRPYGSYVMENVLFKISFPAEFHAQTAVEAALQLYEQLSSMGKTADDIQSISIRTHEACVRIIDKQGPLQNPADRDHCIQYMVAVPLIFGRLTASDYEDSIAQDSRIDTLRAKMHCHEDPEFTQDYHDPEKRAITNGLTITLKDGQTLNEVVIEYPVGHKRRRPEGMPLLLKKFRTNLARQFPEAQQLRILAASLDKPLFENMPVNEFLDLWVI